In the Apteryx mantelli isolate bAptMan1 chromosome 1, bAptMan1.hap1, whole genome shotgun sequence genome, one interval contains:
- the LOC106488492 gene encoding osteocalcin: protein MRSLLAPLILALALAALCCCEKDSKDPSGSPSAASIKIKREVANAFVRRQKRSDLYEWYFEYYKSPMEQMHERCENYPPCDFLSDQIGFSMAYNRFFGRY, encoded by the exons ATGAGGAGTCTGCTGGCACCGCTGATCTTGGCTCTGGCCCTGGCAGCACTCTGCTGTTGTGAAAAAG ATTCCAAAGACCCCTCAGGATCTCCCAGTGCTGCCA GCATCAAGATTAAAAGGGAAGTTGCCAATGCCTTTGTGAGAAGGCAGAAGAGATCTGACTTGTATGAATG GTACTTTGAGTATTACAAAAGCCCAATGGAGCAGATGCATGAGCGCTGTGAAAACTATCCTCCCTGTGACTTTCTCTCTGACCAAATAGGATTTTCCATGGCCTACAACCGTTTCTTTGGGAGATACTAA
- the MGP gene encoding matrix Gla protein, giving the protein MRTLIVLTLLAFLVMTATCYESHESMESHEYLNPFINRRRANDFIQPDMRLQAISQERIRERSKAPREHQREMCEDYYPCELYAYRHGYAAAYRHYFGRRRAK; this is encoded by the exons ATGCGCACTCTCATTGTCCTTACACTTCTGGCTTTCCTGGTGATGACTGCTACTTGCTATG AGTCCCACGAGAGCATGGAATCCCATGAGTATCTCA ATCCCTTCATCAACAGGAGAAGAGCCAATGACTTCATACAACCTGATATGAGACTACAAGCCATCTCTCAGGAGAG AATCAGGGAACGTAGCAAGGCCCCCCGGGAACATCAGAGGGAGATGTGCGAGGACTATTACCCCTGTGAACTCTATGCTTATCGCCATGGCTATGCTGCTGCTTACAGGCACTATTTTGGGAGGAGGAGGGCTAAGTAA